In the Topomyia yanbarensis strain Yona2022 chromosome 3, ASM3024719v1, whole genome shotgun sequence genome, one interval contains:
- the LOC131688427 gene encoding uncharacterized protein LOC131688427, whose translation MMEDHRFVLAPEDLTENYDNGADGTGTTSTPNRSKPKSKNRISKKMLMQELIALKTELNAVRSEKDRLLLDREVNSTSSEQVRMDTTLDVCRVSENESLLATMNHMSLGSLHIPECKPSEGETDLDKKAYEHWKEIVTASFNLVRATDEHAKMDIFKIKAGTKLLEVMQGTSTTNDMPEECTHPFSNAIARLDRYFGSRTYIIGQRGKLMNTIQLKGESSVSYVRRVANAAKLCDYGKEEEMEATVRTIVKGTSDSRVRVLAQRNWVNQGDMNSLIAMVRDREMEIFNEDEYQKLNRQSTATVAALSQDQRVQIRRGSGTRFRGTQRGRGPFQRGLSRSQGSSQSACWRCASIYHGPANCPNLDKVCHNCNRRGHLARTCSALSRQGIAQKRSHGSDDEEPKPKLAAITQNGDDIDEKVHDIVQPE comes from the exons ATGATGGAAGACCACCGGTTCGTTTTGGCACCCGAGGATTTGACTGAAAATTACGACAATGGCGCAGATGGTACCGGAACCACGTCTACTCCCAATCG GTCGAAACCGAAATCGAAAAATAGAATTTCAAAAAAGATGCTTATGCAAGAATTGATCGCGCTGAAAACCGAATTGAATGCGGTAAGATCTGAAAAAGATCGGTTACTTCTAGACAGAGAAGTTAACAGTACGTCAAGTGAACAAGTAAGAATGGACACTACACTTGACGTTTGTCGCGTATCGGAAAACGAGTCTCTGTTGGCAACCATGAATCACATGTCTCTGGGATCGTTACACATTCCAGAATGCAAGCCATCAGAAGGCGAAACTGACCTTGATAAGAAGGCTTATGAGCATTGGAAAGAGATTGTCACTGCTTCATTCAACCTAGTCCGTGCAACCGACGAGCATGCGAAGATGGACATCTTCAAAATCAAAGCCGGAACGAAACTTTTAGAGGTAATGCAAGGAACATCAACGACTAATGATATGCCAGAGGAGTGTACCCACCCGTTCTCCAACGCAATTGCTCGATTGGATCGATATTTCGGATCGAGAACCTACATCATCGGACAACGTGGCAAGTTGATGAATACCATACAACTCAAAGGGGAATCTAGCGTTTCCTATGTGCGACGAGTGGCAAACGCCGCTAAGCTATGTGACTATGGCAAAGAAGAAGAAATGGAAGCTACAGTCCGTACCATTGTCAAAGGAACAAGCGACAGCCGTGTGCGTGTTCTGGCACAACGTAACTGGGTCAACCAAGGTGACATGAATAGCTTGATTGCTATGGTACGAGACCGAGAGATGGAGATTTTTAATGAAGATGAATACCAGAAACTGAATCGTCAAAGCACTGCAACAGTAGCAGCATTATCGCAAGATCAACGAGTTCAAATCCGGCGTGGATCTGGGACAAGATTCCGGGGAACTCAGCGTGGAAGAGGACCGTTCCAGCGGGGACTATCTCGCTCTCAAGGGTCATCCCAGAGCGCATGTTGGAGATGTGCTAGTATATATCATGGCCCTGCCAATTGTCCAAACCTCGATAAGGTATGCCATAATTGTAACCGGCGTGGTCATCTTGCTCGTACATGCTCAGCTCTGTCTCGACAAGGTATTGCACAAAAGCGTTCACATGGATCGGATGACGAAGAACCAAAACCAAAACTTGCAGCGATCACGCAAAATGGTGACGACATCGATGAAAAGGTACATGATATTGTACAGCCAGAATAG